The Scylla paramamosain isolate STU-SP2022 chromosome 42, ASM3559412v1, whole genome shotgun sequence genome has a segment encoding these proteins:
- the LOC135093208 gene encoding uncharacterized protein LOC135093208: MMEKRKIDVLCVQETKWRESQARLIGRGCKLFYYGVDGRRNGTGVIVKEKYINSVLEVGCELNEKEFWSEVEEVIQNIPREERIVIGAGFNGHIGEGNNGDEDVMGRYGVGEKYGGTDGC, encoded by the exons atgatggagaaaagaaagatagatgttcTCTGTGTACAGGAAACTAAATGGCGGGAAAGCCAAGCGAGGCTGATTGGAAGAGGTTGCAAGTTGTTCTATTATggtgtggatggaaggaggaatggcACTGGAGTGATAGTAAAGGAAAAGTATATCAACAGTGTACTGGAA GTGGGGTGTGAGTTGAACGAAAAGGAGTTCTggagtgaggtggaggaagtgataCAGAACATCCCCAGAGAGGAGAGGATTGTTATTGGAGCAGGCTTTAATGGACATATCggagaaggaaataatggtGACGAGGATGTGATGGGCAGATATGGTGTGGGAGAGAAATACGGAGGGACAGATGGTTGTTGA
- the LOC135093291 gene encoding uncharacterized protein LOC135093291 isoform X2, translating into MRKNSPDFQLCQRKVERTPSYRPQRRYNLEVSVSEILEEFPTLWCRNFLSIETKSENDGIPDETWDKLHTSLIHLIKFTKQPCKNFQFYSRYMKNLDSTLNEEGKKEHRLLFAVQMIPSLFREDEEMVIVDSIESPDDQVSISQIGDTKGLPSFHQWGTHLDHKDSKIQCKV; encoded by the exons atgagaaaaaatagTCCGGACTTCCAGCTGTGTCAGCGAAAAGTGGAAAGAACGCCCTCTTACAGGCCACAAAGGAGGTACAATCTGGAGGTTTCAGTGTCAGAAATTCTAGAGGAATTTCCAACACTATGGTGCAGGAACTTT CTTTCAATTGAGACCAAGAGTGAGAATGATGGTATCCCTGATGAAACGTGGGATAAACTGCATACATCCCTCATTCATCTTATAAAATTCACCAAGCAACCGTGTAAAAATTTTCAGTTTTACAGCCGGTACATGAAAAACCTGGACAGCACTctgaatgaagaagggaagaaag aaCATAGATTACTGTTTGCTGTCCAGATGATTCCATCACTCTTCAGAGAGGACGAGGAAATGGTGATAGTGGACAGCATTGAa TCACCAGATGATCAAGTCTCCATCTCCCAAATTGGTGACACAAAAGGACTTCCAAGTTTTCATCAATGGGGAACCCATCTTGATCACAAAGACAGCAAAATTCAGTGCAAGGTCTGA
- the LOC135093291 gene encoding uncharacterized protein LOC135093291 isoform X1 yields the protein MTCVFQELIPGDEAIIKFHLNALQEMRKNSPDFQLCQRKVERTPSYRPQRRYNLEVSVSEILEEFPTLWCRNFLSIETKSENDGIPDETWDKLHTSLIHLIKFTKQPCKNFQFYSRYMKNLDSTLNEEGKKEHRLLFAVQMIPSLFREDEEMVIVDSIESPDDQVSISQIGDTKGLPSFHQWGTHLDHKDSKIQCKV from the exons ATGACTTGTGTATTTCAGGAGCTGATTCCAGGTGATGAAGCTATCATCAAGTTTCATTTAAATGCTCTgcaggagatgagaaaaaatagTCCGGACTTCCAGCTGTGTCAGCGAAAAGTGGAAAGAACGCCCTCTTACAGGCCACAAAGGAGGTACAATCTGGAGGTTTCAGTGTCAGAAATTCTAGAGGAATTTCCAACACTATGGTGCAGGAACTTT CTTTCAATTGAGACCAAGAGTGAGAATGATGGTATCCCTGATGAAACGTGGGATAAACTGCATACATCCCTCATTCATCTTATAAAATTCACCAAGCAACCGTGTAAAAATTTTCAGTTTTACAGCCGGTACATGAAAAACCTGGACAGCACTctgaatgaagaagggaagaaag aaCATAGATTACTGTTTGCTGTCCAGATGATTCCATCACTCTTCAGAGAGGACGAGGAAATGGTGATAGTGGACAGCATTGAa TCACCAGATGATCAAGTCTCCATCTCCCAAATTGGTGACACAAAAGGACTTCCAAGTTTTCATCAATGGGGAACCCATCTTGATCACAAAGACAGCAAAATTCAGTGCAAGGTCTGA